In Acidiphilium acidophilum, one genomic interval encodes:
- a CDS encoding F0F1 ATP synthase subunit gamma produces MPSLKTLRNRIASVKSTQKITKAMKMVAAAKLRRAQAQAEAARPYATRMAKMMDALAKAEASNPNAAKLLVGTGADRRHLIVAVTADRGLAGPFNSSISRAVRQRVRALEREGKTVQIFAVGRKGRDSFRRDMADRMLGDINFVGKKLVEFADAEAIANRIIAAFDEGGFDVCTLMFNRFVSVMVQTVAETPLIPASTGAANDNASEADEGEYEIEPDDGSLLERLLPRNLAVQIYRALLESMAGEQGARMTAMDNASRNAGDVINRLTMNYNRTRQANITKELIEIISGAEAL; encoded by the coding sequence ATGCCCAGTCTGAAGACGCTTCGAAACCGGATCGCCTCGGTCAAATCGACCCAGAAGATCACCAAGGCGATGAAGATGGTCGCCGCCGCCAAGCTTCGCCGGGCCCAGGCCCAGGCCGAAGCCGCGCGGCCCTATGCAACGCGGATGGCGAAAATGATGGATGCGCTGGCCAAGGCGGAGGCCAGCAACCCGAATGCCGCGAAGCTTCTGGTCGGCACCGGTGCCGACCGGCGGCATCTGATCGTCGCGGTTACCGCCGATCGCGGGCTGGCGGGACCGTTCAATTCCTCGATCAGCCGCGCGGTACGCCAGCGGGTTCGCGCCCTGGAGCGCGAGGGTAAAACGGTCCAGATATTCGCTGTCGGGCGCAAGGGACGCGATTCGTTCCGGCGCGACATGGCGGACCGCATGCTCGGCGATATCAATTTCGTCGGCAAGAAGCTGGTCGAGTTCGCCGATGCCGAAGCGATCGCCAACCGGATCATCGCGGCGTTCGATGAGGGCGGGTTCGACGTCTGCACCCTCATGTTCAACCGGTTCGTCTCGGTCATGGTGCAGACCGTGGCGGAGACCCCGTTGATCCCGGCCAGCACCGGCGCGGCGAATGACAATGCCAGCGAGGCGGACGAGGGCGAATACGAGATCGAACCCGATGACGGCTCGCTGCTCGAACGGCTGCTGCCGCGAAACCTCGCGGTGCAGATCTATCGCGCATTGCTGGAATCGATGGCCGGCGAACAGGGCGCGCGAATGACCGCGATGGACAATGCCTCGCGCAATGCGGGCGACGTGATCAACCGCCTGACGATGAATTACAATCGTACCCGTCAGGCGAACATCACCAAGGAATTGATCGAGATCATCTCCGGCGCGGAAGCGCTGTGA
- the soxC gene encoding sulfite dehydrogenase, protein MTKPNRRDMFKLGAAAGATMIAASARAASPAPTAPPADNSWSNSLGAPVDARPYGQPSKYESSVVRRYIPWLSPTRLADASFTPLQDQPGIITSNGLFFERYHSGVPTVDPKEFRLMVSGRVKKPLLLTLDQIMRYPSVSRIHFIECPANGATEWPAAQLNSLQLTHGMIGCAEWTGVLLKTILDEAGIHPDSRWVLPTGSDGAHMDRSLPMVKCLDDCILAWGQNGEALRPEQGYPLRLVVPGWQGNVNVKWLRQLQVGREPWITREETSEYSELLGDGKSLGFTWVMDAKSVITFPCPEKPLTQGPGFYEIRGLAWSGRGKVKYVDVSLDGGVNFQRAKLDNPILDKCMTRFTLPYWWDGKPALIQSRVTDDTGYVQPTIVQKHKFWGHDPVYENNSIQTWQILASGEVNNVQLS, encoded by the coding sequence ATGACGAAACCAAATCGCCGTGACATGTTCAAGCTGGGGGCGGCTGCGGGCGCTACCATGATCGCGGCTTCTGCCCGCGCAGCCTCTCCCGCACCGACGGCACCGCCGGCGGATAACTCGTGGTCGAACTCGCTCGGTGCTCCGGTCGATGCGCGGCCCTATGGGCAGCCGTCCAAATATGAGAGCAGCGTGGTCCGCCGCTACATTCCGTGGTTGTCGCCGACCCGGCTCGCCGATGCCAGCTTCACGCCGCTGCAGGATCAGCCGGGGATCATCACCTCGAACGGTCTGTTCTTCGAGCGTTACCATTCAGGCGTTCCGACCGTCGATCCCAAGGAATTCCGTCTGATGGTCAGCGGCCGGGTGAAAAAGCCCCTGCTGCTCACGCTCGACCAGATCATGCGCTATCCTTCGGTCTCCCGCATCCATTTCATCGAATGCCCGGCGAACGGCGCGACGGAATGGCCGGCGGCACAGCTCAACTCGTTGCAGTTGACCCATGGGATGATCGGCTGCGCGGAATGGACCGGCGTGCTGCTCAAAACCATTCTTGATGAAGCCGGAATCCATCCCGACAGTCGCTGGGTTCTGCCCACCGGCTCGGATGGCGCCCACATGGATCGCAGCCTGCCGATGGTGAAATGCCTCGACGATTGCATTCTCGCCTGGGGTCAGAACGGTGAAGCGCTGCGCCCCGAACAGGGTTATCCGCTGCGCCTGGTCGTTCCCGGCTGGCAGGGCAACGTCAACGTCAAGTGGCTGCGTCAGCTTCAGGTCGGTCGCGAGCCGTGGATTACCCGCGAGGAAACCAGCGAGTACAGCGAGTTGCTGGGCGACGGGAAATCTCTCGGATTCACCTGGGTGATGGACGCGAAATCGGTCATCACCTTCCCCTGCCCCGAAAAGCCGCTCACTCAGGGACCCGGTTTCTACGAAATCCGCGGTCTCGCCTGGAGCGGTCGCGGCAAGGTCAAGTATGTCGACGTTTCGCTCGATGGCGGCGTGAACTTCCAGCGCGCCAAGCTCGATAATCCGATTCTCGATAAATGCATGACCCGCTTCACCCTGCCGTACTGGTGGGACGGCAAGCCCGCCCTGATCCAGTCACGCGTGACGGATGATACCGGCTATGTTCAGCCGACCATCGTTCAGAAGCACAAATTCTGGGGCCATGATCCGGTCTATGAAAACAACTCGATCCAGACGTGGCAGATTCTCGCCAGCGGGGAGGTGAACAATGTCCAGCTCTCGTAA
- a CDS encoding malonyl-CoA decarboxylase gives MRDHTMADILTAHPVPSTRSWFDRLWSSIADHGRKFVTLPNDDLPSRERAELLADALLGGRGEASGAALAAALLGALRSLNPGDRKEFLEFLASGFEPDPARLEAAARNYLAQPDAATAAALADAAEPPRQELLRRMNMAPGGTAALIGLRTEVLAHLRSTPSLAPLDSDLQHLFASWFNRGFLELRRIDWRTPAFVLEKLIAYEAVHEISGWDDLRRRLAPDRRCFAFFHPALPDEPLIFVEVALVQGLADAIAPLLAPAPDESDGEGGLHDAAAHADTAIFYSISNCQEGLRGISFGNFLIKQVVAELQSELPRLKRFSTLSPAPGLRRAVLAFLDQPSPSPLLTAEERDAIIRAAALSAADDTALLATALTTEAWWAKPDLTAALRAPVLRLAAQYLTQTLRDDVRDKPRPDPVARFHLGNGARLERINWLGNTSPRGIAESFGIMVNYLYDPEAIESRHEAYLRDGSVARAGSVDQLMTIPGQSWLARRTRGLIAAEG, from the coding sequence ATGAGGGATCACACCATGGCCGACATTCTGACCGCCCATCCTGTTCCGTCCACCCGCTCCTGGTTCGACCGCCTGTGGTCCTCGATTGCGGATCATGGCCGAAAATTCGTCACCCTGCCGAACGACGATCTGCCTTCGCGCGAGCGGGCGGAACTGTTGGCCGACGCCTTGCTCGGCGGGCGGGGCGAAGCTTCCGGCGCGGCTCTTGCGGCGGCCCTGCTCGGCGCATTGCGGAGCCTGAACCCAGGCGACCGCAAGGAGTTTCTCGAATTTCTCGCCTCCGGTTTCGAACCCGATCCCGCCCGGCTCGAAGCCGCCGCCCGGAATTATCTTGCCCAGCCCGACGCCGCGACCGCCGCCGCCCTCGCCGATGCCGCCGAACCGCCGCGTCAGGAATTGCTGCGCCGGATGAACATGGCCCCCGGCGGCACGGCGGCGCTGATCGGGTTGCGGACCGAGGTGCTGGCCCATCTGCGGAGCACACCCTCGCTGGCCCCGCTCGATTCCGACCTGCAGCATCTGTTCGCCTCCTGGTTCAACCGGGGCTTTCTCGAACTGCGGCGAATCGACTGGCGCACACCGGCCTTCGTGCTGGAAAAGCTGATCGCCTACGAGGCCGTGCATGAGATTTCCGGCTGGGACGATCTGCGCCGCCGCCTTGCACCGGATCGCCGCTGCTTCGCCTTCTTTCATCCGGCTTTGCCCGATGAACCGCTGATTTTTGTGGAGGTGGCACTGGTTCAGGGTCTTGCGGATGCCATCGCGCCGCTGCTCGCCCCGGCGCCTGACGAGAGTGACGGCGAAGGCGGCCTGCACGATGCCGCCGCGCACGCCGATACCGCGATTTTCTATTCGATCTCGAATTGCCAGGAAGGGTTGCGCGGAATTTCCTTCGGCAATTTTCTGATCAAGCAGGTCGTCGCCGAGTTGCAGTCCGAACTACCCCGGCTGAAGCGGTTTTCCACCCTGTCCCCCGCGCCGGGACTGCGGCGCGCGGTCCTCGCCTTCCTCGACCAACCTTCCCCCTCCCCTTTGCTGACCGCCGAGGAGCGCGACGCGATCATCCGCGCCGCGGCGCTTTCCGCCGCCGATGACACGGCTTTGCTGGCCACGGCGCTGACGACGGAGGCGTGGTGGGCCAAGCCCGATCTGACCGCGGCCCTGCGCGCCCCGGTGCTCCGGCTTGCTGCCCAGTACCTCACCCAGACGCTTCGCGACGATGTGCGGGATAAACCGCGCCCCGACCCGGTCGCCCGGTTTCATCTCGGCAACGGCGCGCGGCTGGAGCGGATCAACTGGCTCGGCAACACGTCGCCGCGCGGCATCGCCGAGTCGTTCGGGATCATGGTGAATTATCTGTACGATCCCGAGGCGATCGAGTCGCGCCACGAAGCGTATCTACGCGATGGCTCCGTCGCGCGGGCCGGCAGTGTCGATCAGTTGATGACAATACCCGGTCAAAGCTGGCTCGCGCGACGCACCCGGGGGTTGATTGCCGCCGAAGGCTGA
- the shc gene encoding squalene--hopene cyclase, which produces MLSSLPFEIEELDEAIRRAHASLAAEQRADGHYVYELEADATIPAEYVLLEHFLDRIDPELQARIGVFLRAIQGDSPQNPGGWPLFHDGAMDLSASVKAYFALKAIGDSPDAPHMRRARTAILARGGAARTNVFTRIQLALFGALPWHACPVMPVEIMLLPDWFPINIWKISYWSRTVIAPLLVLMTERPIARNPHRVGIEELFVTPPGEVRDYIRGPYRSRWGHAFKALDSALRPLERFIPGRRRAIQAAIDFITPRLNGEDGLGAIYPAMANTVMMYHTLGYAPDHPDYATAWNAVRKLITDASGRFDGATYVQPCLSPIWDTSLAAHALAETAGVGDERVAAACDWLIPRQILDVKGDWAHRKPDAPPGGWAFQYNNAHYPDVDDTAVVGMILDRNGDPAHREAVERARLWVLGMQSKSGGWGAFDSDNEFTYLNHIPFADHGALLDPPTADVTARCVSFLGQLNHPEDRAAIDRGVAYLRRDQEADGSWFGRWGTNYIYGTWSVLCALNAAGLNHDDPAITRAADWLIARQRDDGGWGEDCESYADAPHGEYHQSLPSQTAWALLGLMAAGRCDHPAVARGIAWLQSVQEDDGSWTEQPYNAVGFPRVFYLRYHGYPRFFPLMAMARYRNLSLGNSGRVGYGF; this is translated from the coding sequence ATGCTGAGCAGTTTACCATTTGAAATCGAGGAACTCGACGAGGCGATCCGCCGTGCCCATGCAAGCCTTGCGGCGGAGCAGCGGGCGGATGGTCATTACGTCTACGAACTCGAAGCGGACGCGACCATTCCCGCCGAATACGTGCTGCTCGAGCATTTTCTCGACCGGATCGACCCGGAACTGCAAGCGCGGATCGGCGTGTTCCTGCGCGCGATCCAGGGCGATTCGCCGCAAAATCCCGGCGGCTGGCCGTTGTTTCATGATGGCGCGATGGATCTTTCCGCGAGCGTGAAAGCCTATTTCGCGTTGAAAGCAATCGGCGATTCCCCGGATGCCCCGCATATGCGGCGCGCCCGTACGGCGATTCTCGCGCGGGGCGGCGCGGCGCGTACCAACGTGTTCACCCGCATCCAGCTCGCCTTGTTCGGCGCATTGCCGTGGCACGCCTGCCCGGTCATGCCTGTCGAGATCATGCTGCTGCCCGACTGGTTCCCGATCAATATCTGGAAAATCAGCTACTGGTCGCGCACCGTCATAGCCCCGCTTCTCGTGCTGATGACCGAACGCCCGATCGCGCGCAATCCACATCGCGTCGGGATCGAGGAATTGTTCGTCACCCCGCCCGGCGAGGTGCGGGACTATATTCGCGGGCCCTATCGGTCGCGTTGGGGCCATGCGTTCAAGGCGCTCGATTCGGCGCTGCGTCCGCTCGAACGGTTCATCCCCGGCCGCCGCCGCGCGATCCAGGCCGCGATCGACTTCATCACGCCGCGCCTGAATGGCGAGGATGGTCTGGGCGCGATTTATCCCGCGATGGCCAATACCGTGATGATGTACCACACGCTCGGCTACGCGCCGGATCATCCCGATTACGCGACCGCCTGGAACGCTGTGCGCAAACTGATCACCGATGCGTCCGGCCGGTTCGACGGTGCAACCTACGTCCAGCCCTGCCTCTCGCCGATCTGGGATACATCGCTCGCCGCCCATGCCCTCGCCGAAACCGCAGGGGTGGGCGACGAACGGGTCGCCGCCGCATGCGACTGGCTGATTCCGCGCCAGATTCTCGACGTGAAGGGCGACTGGGCCCACCGCAAGCCCGACGCACCGCCCGGGGGATGGGCGTTCCAGTACAACAATGCCCATTACCCGGATGTCGACGATACCGCCGTGGTCGGCATGATTCTCGATCGCAACGGCGACCCGGCGCATCGCGAGGCGGTCGAGCGCGCGCGCCTGTGGGTGCTCGGCATGCAGAGCAAATCCGGCGGCTGGGGCGCGTTCGATTCGGACAATGAATTCACCTACCTCAACCATATTCCCTTCGCCGATCACGGTGCCCTGCTCGATCCGCCGACCGCCGATGTCACCGCCCGCTGTGTTTCGTTTCTCGGGCAACTGAACCATCCGGAGGATCGCGCCGCGATCGATCGTGGCGTCGCCTATCTTCGGCGTGACCAGGAAGCGGACGGCTCGTGGTTCGGGCGGTGGGGGACCAATTACATTTATGGCACGTGGTCGGTTCTCTGTGCCCTCAACGCCGCCGGTCTCAATCACGACGATCCCGCGATCACCCGCGCGGCGGACTGGCTGATCGCCCGGCAGCGCGATGATGGCGGCTGGGGCGAGGATTGCGAGAGCTATGCGGATGCGCCGCACGGCGAGTATCACCAGAGCCTGCCCTCGCAGACCGCGTGGGCGTTGCTCGGACTGATGGCGGCTGGCCGGTGCGATCATCCCGCCGTCGCGCGCGGCATCGCCTGGTTGCAATCGGTTCAGGAAGACGATGGCTCCTGGACCGAACAGCCCTATAATGCAGTCGGCTTTCCCCGCGTGTTCTATCTGCGCTATCATGGCTACCCGCGGTTTTTCCCGCTGATGGCGATGGCGCGGTATCGAAACTTGTCGCTGGGGAATAGCGGGCGGGTCGGGTACGGGTTCTAG
- the atpD gene encoding F0F1 ATP synthase subunit beta has protein sequence MASNNTGRITQIMGPVVDVQFEGELPFILNALETRVGERRLVLEVAQETGERTVRCIAMDSTDGLARGAEVTDTGKSIAVPVGPQVLGRILNVIGEPIDDRGPIGETMTMPIHRDAPAFAEQATSAEILVTGIKVVDLLAPYQKGGKTGLFGGAGVGKTVLIQELINNIAKGHGGVSVFAGVGERTREGNDLYHEMIDAGVIKIGENTTEGSKVALVYGQMNEPPGARMRVGLSGLTMAEYFRDEEGQDVLFFVDNIFRFTQAGAEVSALLGRIPSAVGYQPTLSTDMGALQERITSTKKGSITSVQAVYVPADDLTDPAPATSFAHLDATTVLNRAISEKGIYPAVDPLDSTSRALDPRIVGEEHYNTAREVQRILQSYKSLQDIIAILGMDELSDDDKLTVARARKLERFLSQPFHVAEVFTGSPGVFVAVEDTVRGFKAICAGEYDHLPEAAFYMVGTIEDAVKKAESLNATV, from the coding sequence ATGGCAAGCAACAATACCGGTCGCATCACCCAGATCATGGGCCCCGTCGTCGACGTGCAGTTCGAGGGTGAATTGCCGTTCATTCTGAACGCGCTCGAAACCAGGGTCGGCGAGCGCCGTCTGGTGCTCGAAGTGGCGCAGGAGACCGGGGAGCGCACCGTCCGCTGCATCGCGATGGACAGCACGGATGGTCTGGCGCGGGGTGCCGAGGTGACCGATACCGGCAAGTCGATCGCCGTGCCGGTCGGCCCGCAGGTGCTCGGCCGCATTCTCAACGTGATCGGCGAGCCGATCGACGATCGTGGTCCGATCGGCGAGACGATGACGATGCCGATCCATCGCGATGCCCCGGCCTTCGCGGAGCAGGCGACGTCGGCTGAGATTCTGGTCACCGGCATCAAGGTGGTCGATCTGCTGGCTCCGTACCAGAAGGGCGGCAAGACCGGCCTGTTCGGCGGCGCGGGTGTCGGCAAGACCGTGCTGATCCAGGAACTGATCAACAATATCGCCAAGGGCCATGGCGGCGTCTCGGTGTTTGCCGGGGTCGGCGAGCGGACCCGCGAGGGCAACGATCTCTATCACGAAATGATCGACGCCGGGGTTATCAAGATCGGTGAGAACACGACCGAGGGTTCGAAAGTGGCGCTGGTGTATGGCCAGATGAACGAGCCGCCGGGCGCGCGTATGCGGGTGGGTCTTTCGGGCCTGACCATGGCCGAATATTTCCGTGACGAGGAAGGCCAGGACGTGCTGTTCTTCGTCGATAACATCTTCCGCTTCACCCAGGCGGGTGCCGAGGTTTCGGCGCTGCTCGGGCGTATCCCCTCGGCGGTGGGCTATCAGCCGACGCTCTCGACCGATATGGGCGCGCTGCAGGAGCGCATCACCTCGACCAAAAAAGGGTCGATCACCTCGGTTCAGGCCGTGTACGTGCCAGCCGACGATTTGACCGATCCGGCACCCGCAACCTCCTTCGCCCATCTCGACGCCACAACGGTGCTCAATCGTGCGATTTCGGAAAAAGGCATCTACCCGGCGGTCGATCCGCTCGACTCGACCTCGCGCGCGCTCGATCCGCGGATCGTCGGCGAGGAGCATTACAACACTGCCCGCGAAGTGCAGCGCATTCTGCAGAGCTACAAGTCGCTGCAGGACATCATCGCGATTCTCGGGATGGACGAACTCTCCGACGACGACAAGCTGACCGTCGCGCGGGCCCGCAAGCTCGAACGGTTCCTGTCGCAGCCCTTCCATGTCGCGGAAGTGTTCACCGGATCGCCCGGCGTGTTCGTGGCGGTCGAGGATACCGTGCGCGGGTTCAAGGCGATCTGCGCCGGTGAATACGACCATCTGCCCGAAGCCGCCTTCTACATGGTCGGCACCATCGAGGATGCGGTGAAGAAGGCCGAATCCCTCAACGCCACGGTCTGA
- a CDS encoding MFS transporter, translating to MNQSNIAGRGAPGARTRLNGQQIAGFWGAWFGWMLDGMDSVIYALVLAPALTQLLPRSGIRPTPANIGEIGSILFAVFLVGWGFSFIWGPIADRFGRKKSLAATILLYAVFTGAAALSQNIYELGLFRLIAGIGIGGEWAMAGTYVAEAWPEDRRKMGAGLLQTGYYAGFFVAAALNFTVGARYGWRAMFLCGLAPVVISVLIMLGVKETGKWQRHRATRTTHPLAAIFSPRHRRQTIVMSVLLTVAIIGLWAGAVYEPSAIIILAKKSGMALPAAIHMVSFGTAILSVGTILGCIALPPLAERFGRRATLAFYFVVMFITIIAAFGWAFYLPPGHALTAFLVILFFLGFGGGNFAMFSLWLPELYPTEIRATAFAFCTSVGRFAGAGVNFALAGAVKGMGTLGTPVAITAVAFAIGLLIVPFGRETTGQTLPE from the coding sequence ATGAACCAATCGAATATCGCCGGCCGGGGCGCGCCCGGCGCGCGCACGCGCTTGAACGGCCAGCAGATCGCCGGCTTCTGGGGGGCCTGGTTCGGCTGGATGCTCGATGGCATGGACAGCGTGATTTATGCGCTGGTCCTCGCCCCTGCCCTCACCCAATTGCTGCCGCGGTCGGGAATCCGGCCGACACCGGCGAATATCGGCGAGATCGGCTCGATCCTGTTCGCGGTGTTTCTGGTCGGCTGGGGGTTCTCGTTCATCTGGGGGCCGATCGCGGACCGATTCGGGCGCAAGAAATCGCTGGCCGCGACCATCCTGCTCTATGCGGTCTTCACCGGCGCCGCTGCGCTGTCGCAGAACATCTACGAACTCGGCCTGTTTCGCCTGATCGCGGGCATCGGCATCGGCGGAGAGTGGGCGATGGCGGGCACTTATGTCGCGGAAGCCTGGCCGGAGGATCGGCGCAAGATGGGTGCCGGGTTGTTGCAGACCGGGTACTATGCCGGGTTCTTCGTTGCAGCCGCGCTCAATTTCACCGTCGGTGCCCGTTACGGCTGGCGGGCGATGTTTCTGTGCGGCCTCGCCCCGGTGGTTATATCGGTGCTGATCATGCTCGGGGTCAAGGAAACCGGGAAATGGCAGCGCCATCGCGCCACGCGCACCACCCATCCTCTCGCCGCGATTTTCAGTCCGCGTCACCGGCGCCAGACCATCGTGATGTCGGTGCTGCTGACCGTTGCGATCATCGGGCTTTGGGCGGGCGCGGTGTACGAGCCGAGCGCCATCATCATTCTCGCGAAAAAATCCGGCATGGCACTGCCGGCGGCCATCCACATGGTCTCGTTCGGAACCGCAATCCTCTCGGTCGGCACCATCCTGGGCTGCATCGCCCTGCCGCCGCTCGCCGAGCGCTTCGGCCGGCGCGCGACGCTCGCTTTCTATTTCGTGGTGATGTTCATCACCATCATCGCCGCCTTCGGCTGGGCGTTCTATCTGCCACCCGGCCACGCGCTGACGGCGTTTCTGGTCATCCTGTTCTTCCTCGGCTTCGGCGGCGGTAATTTCGCCATGTTCAGCCTGTGGCTGCCGGAGCTGTATCCCACGGAAATCCGCGCGACCGCCTTTGCTTTCTGTACCTCGGTGGGCCGGTTTGCCGGTGCCGGGGTCAACTTCGCCCTGGCTGGCGCGGTGAAGGGAATGGGCACGCTGGGGACGCCGGTTGCGATCACCGCGGTCGCTTTCGCGATCGGTCTGCTGATCGTGCCGTTCGGGCGGGAGACCACGGGCCAAACGCTGCCAGAGTAG
- the atpA gene encoding F0F1 ATP synthase subunit alpha: MEIRPAEISEILKKQIASFDTETDVAETGQVLSVGDGIARVFGLTNVLAGEMVDFPNAGVKGMALNLETDNVGIVIFGEDRAIREGDTVTRTGQIVDVPVGKGLLGRVVDALGNPIDGKGPIETTERRLVEVKAPGIMPRQSVTEPMMTGLKAIDALVPVGRGQRELIIGDRQTGKTSVVIDAFLNQKAVNERGDESKKLYCIYVAIGQKRSTVAQLVRTLEEYGAMEYSIVIAATASEPAPMQFLAPYTGCAMGEYFRDNGMHALICYDDLSKQAVAYRQMSLLLRRPPGREAYPGDVFYLHSRLLERAAKMSDEYGAGSLTALPIIETQAGDIGGYIPTNVISITDGQIFLETELFFKGIRPAISVGASVSRVGSAAQVKAMKQVAGKIKLDLAQYREMAAFAQFASDLDAATQKMLARGARLTELLKQPQYKPLALEEQVVSLFVGTRGYLDNVAVDRIGDFETQLISEMKSQAPEIMNSIRDDREIKKDVEAKLTDFIKHFAHSFA; encoded by the coding sequence ATGGAAATCCGCCCCGCCGAAATCTCCGAGATCCTGAAAAAGCAGATCGCGAGTTTCGACACCGAAACCGACGTCGCCGAGACCGGACAGGTTCTCTCGGTTGGTGACGGCATTGCCCGCGTGTTCGGCTTGACCAACGTGCTGGCCGGCGAAATGGTCGATTTCCCCAATGCCGGCGTCAAGGGCATGGCGCTCAATCTCGAGACCGACAATGTCGGTATCGTTATTTTCGGCGAGGATCGTGCGATCCGCGAGGGCGACACCGTCACCCGCACCGGGCAGATTGTGGACGTACCGGTCGGCAAGGGGCTGCTCGGCCGCGTCGTCGATGCGCTGGGCAATCCGATCGACGGCAAGGGTCCGATCGAGACCACCGAGCGCCGCCTCGTCGAGGTCAAGGCGCCGGGGATCATGCCGCGCCAGTCCGTGACCGAACCGATGATGACCGGGCTAAAGGCGATCGACGCGCTGGTGCCGGTCGGGCGTGGTCAGCGCGAGCTGATCATCGGCGACCGCCAGACCGGCAAGACCTCGGTGGTGATCGATGCCTTCCTGAACCAGAAGGCGGTCAACGAGCGCGGCGACGAGAGCAAGAAACTCTATTGCATTTATGTCGCGATCGGCCAGAAGCGCTCGACCGTGGCACAGCTCGTGCGGACGCTCGAGGAATACGGCGCGATGGAGTATTCCATCGTGATCGCCGCGACGGCCTCGGAACCCGCGCCGATGCAGTTTCTGGCCCCTTATACCGGCTGCGCGATGGGCGAGTATTTCCGTGACAACGGCATGCACGCGCTGATCTGCTACGACGATCTGTCCAAGCAGGCGGTGGCTTATCGCCAGATGTCGCTCCTGCTCCGCCGCCCGCCGGGCCGCGAGGCCTATCCGGGCGACGTGTTCTATCTGCATTCGCGCCTGCTCGAACGCGCCGCCAAGATGTCCGATGAATACGGGGCGGGTTCGCTCACCGCGCTGCCGATCATCGAGACCCAGGCCGGCGATATCGGCGGCTATATTCCGACCAACGTGATCTCGATCACCGATGGCCAGATTTTTCTGGAAACCGAGTTGTTCTTCAAGGGCATTCGCCCGGCCATCAGCGTCGGTGCCTCGGTCTCGCGCGTCGGCTCGGCCGCACAGGTCAAGGCGATGAAGCAGGTCGCGGGCAAGATCAAGCTCGATCTGGCACAGTATCGCGAAATGGCCGCCTTCGCCCAGTTTGCCTCCGATCTTGATGCGGCGACGCAAAAGATGCTGGCGCGCGGCGCGCGGCTGACCGAACTGCTCAAGCAGCCGCAGTACAAGCCGCTCGCGCTCGAAGAGCAGGTGGTGTCGCTGTTCGTGGGCACTCGCGGGTATCTCGACAATGTCGCGGTGGACCGGATCGGGGATTTCGAGACCCAGCTGATTTCCGAGATGAAATCGCAGGCACCCGAGATCATGAATTCGATCCGTGACGACCGCGAGATCAAAAAGGACGTCGAGGCGAAGCTGACCGACTTCATCAAGCATTTCGCCCACAGCTTCGCGTGA
- the atpC gene encoding ATP synthase F1 subunit epsilon, translated as MTIALEIISPERLLLARPVSMVVIPGTDGDLGILPEHAKLITSLRGGLIDLYEDDEIIDRFFVTGGFAEVTEDRCTVLADQIVKLSELDAQVAAEQLVRAEEAYRIVDEADVVAWRRASDELITAQARVDAATLNESR; from the coding sequence ATGACAATCGCGCTCGAAATCATCAGCCCGGAACGCCTCCTGCTGGCCCGCCCGGTCAGCATGGTGGTGATCCCCGGCACTGATGGCGATCTTGGCATCCTGCCCGAGCATGCGAAGCTGATCACCTCGCTGCGCGGTGGCTTGATCGACCTGTACGAAGACGACGAGATCATCGACCGTTTCTTCGTCACCGGCGGTTTCGCGGAAGTGACGGAAGATCGATGCACGGTTCTGGCCGATCAGATCGTCAAGCTGTCGGAGCTCGATGCACAGGTTGCTGCCGAACAGCTGGTGCGCGCCGAGGAAGCCTATCGCATTGTTGATGAAGCCGATGTCGTGGCGTGGCGGCGCGCCTCGGACGAGCTGATCACCGCGCAGGCGCGCGTGGACGCAGCCACGCTTAACGAAAGCAGATAG